gattgctgggtcatatggtagttctaatcccagttttttaagaaatctccacactgttctccatagcggctgtactagtttgcattcccaccaaatgTAAGAGGGttgttaagagggttcccttttctccacaccctctgaaTATATAAGAGTGAATATAAATGCACTCTTATATATTCAAACAGTCTTCACAGTCTTCACAGACTAAGAAGGTATTAGTCTTTCTCAAAGTCAACTTCCAGTTAACCACTGAAATACTTGAACAAAGTTTTaggtacattttctttttcaatgcaattccaattttctcatttctctagaCCTGTAGTCATTATTTCATCTATGTTTAAAATCAGGTAAAGTCCTAGTATTATCTTTCAAAAGTTCGGTTTGAGAAGAAAATTATCCCTTGCATCATTTGCCTTTTAAATGATCATGCACTTAGATTAAATGTTTCTCATAGAGAAAGAGCCCAGAGGCAGAAGGTTGGAGTCTAATTCTTCATGGACTTTAGGGTAGTAGTATATAAATAAAACCTGTTTACACCAAATTTCTTCCATAAAATCCACAAGGAAGAAAATGCAAACAAGAATGAGAATTTTGTTAGAGGGAAGTCAAAATAAACTAGAAAAGATTTTTATAACCATGTATTTCTATGTCAAATAATATACTACAGAAGCATAAAATCTCAGAGTTGAAAAGAAACTTAAAACCTCATTCTCCCTTCAGGGTTTAAATACAAAGTAATTGCTTTAgtcccccaccccggcccccaaAGTGTGAGAAAATATAtagttttctttagtattttgcTACAGCTTACTTTTCCTCTTGAGACCCTGGGATAATAGAACCTGCAAGGTTTCCTTCCCTCTCACATGACACCGTGGGTGCTGTGGAGCACGCGAGTGGAGACACCCTCTGTCCCCTGCACCATTGCCTACGCGCTCATTCCTTGCCCCATTTGAGGCAGCAGTCCATCCCTTCCATCCCTCTGCACCCTTGGGCTTCCagctttctctttcagacttgtACGTAAATACCTGAGTGAAGCCCTGGCTCCTGGACTCACTACCAAACTCTCCACAGGGATGCAGGACCTGGACAGCAAGACACACACAGGTCCCTTTGCAATTGTGCAAGTCTTTCTTTGTTTCACTATATTCTTGGTGCGTTGTCCAGGAGGCAGCAAAAGGACCCCTTTATCCAGAAGGTACAGATATCTGTGGATATTACCTTCCTTGTGTATGTGGGCTGCAGTGAATACACatatagaaagaaatttaaaagggaGCAAAAAGGGATTTAACCACTAAGTTCTGATCAATACAGAGGACAAAAGGATTACTGTTTATGCCCAACACACGTGCCTAGAGCTGTATTTCTCAGTATTGAACTACCTTCCAAATTTAGAATTTACACTCACTCTAGTGAATATACAGAGAGTCTTAGGTGTTGAAGAGACAGGTAGATCAAAAACCTTGCATTCGATGCCTTTAACCCTTGTATGAGTCATTTCAAGGAAATCGATGAGAACCAGCAATAACTCTGACAGAAAATCTTACTTCAGCTCATTGCCCAGAGAGATTTAGCTGCTTCTCCAAGTGCTGTatctcttatttattcatttattatatcATTCACTCATTTAAGTTTGGAATTAAGTGGCTCCTACAAACCCAGGAGATAATTAGCCATTACCGATTCATATAACACCATGCTGGAGATTACAGTTTGAGTTCTATGAAGGTCACTAGGCCTTTATTCTGCCTATTAACTAACTTATTGCCTTGCCATAAATGGGGATAAACACTGGTTAAGCCAGAAGCTAACAGGGAAGATATTTTAGCTTCTAAAACCTCAtgcaggctacagttcagggggctgcaaagagtcagacatggttgagtGACTATGCACAACTGCCTCAAAGTTATCATCACTATGAATACAAATAATTGTTGGGATAACTGGTGAAAACATCAGTTTAGTATTATTTTCTGAGTAACATTGCAAAAAAACCTCAACCACTGTTTTTAATGTAGCAGGTAAGCACTAATATTGATACAGTTTTACTCTGTTTCAGGCTCTGTGTTGAACAGACcatatcatttaatcctcatgactaCCCCATGAGGTATACTATTGGATTCCCCTGAAAACAGAGCTTGAGATAAGGGCTTTGTGTGGTTGGTTTGGGGGAGGTAATCCTTGAGGGCATGAATGAGgatagagaaagcccacagagaaggaagaggagtcaATAAAAGGCTGCATTAATCAGACACCATGGTGGACAATAGGGACTCAAGCTGCTTGACCTCCTGAGAAGTAGAAAGATGCCTCCCATAGTTGTCCAGCAGAAAGACAGGAAGCAGGGGCATTTATCCACTGATGCCCATGCCCCACTGGTCAAGCTTTAACCCCCAGAGCTAGAGAGCTCTCCCAGGgcagaaaggagaaaagcaagGTGTTGATGGCTCTCAGGGAGGTAAGTGGATGCAGCCAACAATGGTCCACAGCAGACACGGCTAAAACTAGAGGTGAAATATGTGAGTCAGGGCAACAGCAGCTTCTGACACAGTTAttatctccccattttacagaggggaaACCAAGATACATGGAGATTACCTCACCTGCTCAAGATCACAAGGTGGGTCAGTggtagagtcaggattcaaacacTGACCATCAGACTTCAAGGCCATGGTCCCAACCATAAGGGTTAATGACTGCTGCACTATTCTCTTCCCAGTGTAGCTCCACCTACAGGTTTGGTAGTCCACCCACCAAATCTATTTGGAAACCAGGTTGGGGACATTTATTCAAACACCACACTTTCTTCTTTGGTAATTCATTTTTCAAGTTGCAACAACATAAGAAAATGCTACTAGAATGCTGTATCTACATtttgggaagaaaataaataccttTCACTTGAGATCATGCAGGAAGAGAGAGGTTCAGATAGTACACCACttgtaagggggaaaaaaaaatcactcacacAACTTTTTTTGAGTTTAGaaactgtttttttattttttttattaaaacataattCTTCAAAGAGTACAGAAATACACCTGGCCATGATCAAGTTAGATGTCAACCAACCGCTTCAAACATACATAAGAAATATCTACCAAATTCTGGCTCACAAGAACTTATTAAATTGTACATATACATTATTGGAACATCAACGTGGCTACATTTGACAGATTCTTCTAAAGTGGACACAATTTTCTGACAGATTACGTTCCTTCGTGATGAAAGCTGTGACAGCTGTGAATGTCTGAAAGATAAACTTGAAGGGCCACGGGGTGAAGCATACAGAGGGCATGCAGGGCCCTGAGAGAGCGGGTGGCAGGCaggcccctgtttccactgtgaGCACACAATGTACAGAAGAGACAAACACGAAGAGGAAGGCACTCCCTCCTGGGGAGAAGGGTCTTTGGGTTCATAGTCAGGAATCACAAGACAGCACACCCAGGAaaggacaggaaaaagaaattcccCGCACACAGTCTGACCTTCCTCCAAGGGACAAGGGCCAGTGTGGTTCAAGGAGATCTGCAAGGACCACTGCCTTTGGGATATGCTGCTTGCCACTGAGTATGCCGCCCCCCCCTTCAAGCTTGCTAAAGGCACGGGATTGGCTCCCTTAGGTACaataaacaagaacaaaacaCCCATCAGAAAAGAGCAGAGCTGGTGCTTGATTTGCTCTCATTAAGAGTGAAGTGTCATCTGTACTTTGAATTCAGCCTGGTGAAACCCACCTCAAAGTGGTCTCGAATCACTTGTGAGAGCCTCCAGGTGACTGATCAGTTGAGGACATTGTCCTCCCTCTCCTATCCTGTCTGGCTCCTGCTATAACTTCATTGGGAAACAGGAAGCCAAGAGCTTACCTGGGCTAGGTGTTGCCTTGGCATTTTACAATGATGAATTCCTTCTCTGTTTTGTTCCTCCTTTATGCCCAAAATGAAGGAAGTCATACAAAGAGACTGAAAATGAAACTGGCAACACCTGGGGTCTGGAGTCTTCCCTGGAAGAGAACCAAATGTTTCCCACTCTTTTGGGCAGAATCACCTCTCCTAATCAAGTATTTTTAGCTTGACATTTCCAGAGGCCCCCATGTATACTAACTTtgcctttttaaatgatttttaattccAGAAGTTGGCACAAGATCATCATTTTCAATATCCTTTACCCCTGCTGATTGCTGCATAGAATCTTTCTCATGAGATCATCTGGGAAGATTAAAGACTACAGAGTGTGGGTATTTCTCAGTCTTTCTTCTCCacttctttcacattttaaaatcaatctaATAGGCATTTTCTTTATGGTCACATGGCTCCATAATTATCTTGGGCTTCTCTTAGAATACCTGCTCCCTTTGGCACTCCATAGACACTCTCCTCTATGTGTACTCTCTGCAGGGCCCCAGAACTGAGATATCCTCAGAAAATGCACATGAAGTTCCCTCCCAAGACCCGTTCCCCACTACCCAGCTTTTGTCTCCACTGTGAGGAACATGGACTTTACTAAGGACTTGGATCACTgagataaacatatatatatagatatacacatccTCAATGAAAAGGACATTCGATTTTATATATAGATTTCCCTCTCATTCATAAGCACTTGGCCCACAGAGGAGGAGGCAACCCATGCTGAGTTGCAATGAGATCATACAAATCACAGGCCCAGTGAAAGAAGAGCAGGAATGTGGAAAGGTCTGTGGCTTCCAAGAATTCACAAGCCTTGCTAGGAATCCACCTTTGGGAAGATGCTCACTTTATTGTTTCTGCTCATCTTCCGCTCCACCCTGCCTACCTTGGGTATCTTTGTCTGGATCAGCTCTTCTGGGGTGTTACCCAAGGGAGGAAGCAGCCTCTTCTTGCTGTTTCGGGTCTCTGAGAGCCACTGGGGAGGCAACTCAAAAGGCCCAAAGCCAAACTGCAGGGAATACTTGTCGGGAAATGTCTCAGATTCCACAGACACTGCTGGTGCTACCTGGGAGATAGAGTCCACGGTGCCCGGGGGTGGTGCGGGAGTTGCAAACTgtggtcccagctctgcctccaggCAGGTGGGAAGTAGCTCCTTGGCCTGGAGAGCCCCTGAACCTGGGTACTTGGCTTCGCTCTCTTCCTCGTCTTCTGTGGACTTGAAGATCTGCTGCTGCCCAATGTGGAACATCTCCAGGAGTTGGCTACCTGAGCGCATGCTGGGCTCCAGGCTGGCGTCAGCCATCCCACTCCCTGTGCCCACCACGTTTCGGCGGCTGTAGCGGTGGTGCAGTTGGACCAAGGTCCCTACCAAGCACTTGCGAACAGATTTGTTCACAGTAAGAAAAAGCACAGGGTTCGCCAGCAGAGAGACTTTGGGCAGCCAGATGGCCGTGAGCAGCAAGAAGACGGACGTGTCGGGGACGTTGAGCACTGTCTGGTAGACGACCAGCGTGGCATAGGGCACACTGCATAAGATGAAGACCATCACCATGGACAGCAGCGTGGCATGCAGCTCAGCCTCCCGCTGGGAAGCGTAGGGGATAGAGATGGTGTTCTGTGGGGTCCGCAGTGCTGCTATGATAACCTTCTTCTTCTGGCTGGCGCTCAGGGCCCGGCGTATCAGTATTAAGAAGAAGAACGAAACAGCCACAGGCACGATGACCGTGGTGATGTTGTAGACCAGAACGTATACCAGGTGGCCCAGAGAGTGGCTCCAGACTTCCGTGCAGGTTGACATGGCGTAGATGTCGGCCACATTGGTCACTGCAAACCCAGGGACACTGGCCACCACTGCATGGGCCCAGATGTATATCACTAGTTCTCGGGACTTGGCATCAGATATTTTTCTCTCCAGCGGATAGAGGACTGAGTAGTACCTGCCAAAGGCACAAGCAAAATTCACTTCACAGAAGAAGATACACTTTAACTTAGGGGAATTCACATTACTAAAagtaggagagaggaaagaaagggtcGAGTTCTTTCATTCTGCCTCAGACAGAGGAGATCACTAGGGGAATTTGGAAGCTAGACCTTAAGTTTTGAGGACTTTGCCATACAATTCATTGTGAGCTTTATAATTATGGCCACCAGCACTAAATCCCGAAGAGTGCCCTCGATATAAACGATATCTCCATCTGCTGTGAAGACACTCTTTTTCAATTTAAGGGTAAAGGgtaatttgtaaaaatattttacatgggCTAGAGGAGCTTAAGGGCAATTTTCAAAGCcatgaagagagagaaatttgCACACAAATCCAAAGCAAACTCATCCTGCAGTATATATACATGGGTATCATTAACATTTACAGCTGCTGGGGCAGAAGAACCCAGTGTGAGGGATAGACTCTGACAAAGTCTTTCAAAATCAATTCCACTGAAAAAATTGTGTGGGATCAGGAGCCATTTTCCATGATAATCGCTCAGGACCCTAAGAGCAATCAGTAGGTCTAAAATACCCGCACAGTTATATCTTTGTTaaaatcagagatttttttttcccttcaagctTGACTTGATTATTCTATAACCACCTAATCAGAATTCCCAAAGCACCTTGTTTCAATATCACCTATGATTTGGGGAAACTGAGTAATTTGTTAAACCCCTAGAACCACATCTGTCTTCAATGGGCAGTCAGTAGCCCTCAGAGATACAGCAAGTTTCTCGCTCACCCCACGTCTGCGCAGTCAGCTAACACTGGAGTTGACCTTCCAACCCTACTAACATGTATTCCCTCACGGGGCCACCTGAGCATGTGTGATTTCCTGTCACAAGGATTTCTAAGTACCACCCATGTGCTACAtattgtgccaggcactgggctgcaATGATGAAAGGATACACAAGAATGTTTCTAAActacatggggaaaaaatggcatGTAAGCAAACAATTATAACTGAGGAGAAGATGACTCTGCTGGAGGCATGCACAGAGGAGGTAGGGGAAAGGGAGCACCTGGGAAAATGTCAAGAGAAAGTGGTGCTGTGGTGGAGTCTGTCAGGGGACAGGCTGGGGGAGAGACGATGCAAACACACATGACCATGGATGACCAGAGATGGATGGAGCACGGTAAAATGTATTCTAGCTCACTttctgggaggggaaaaaaagagaaagaaatgtataaGTTATGCACAGTCTcaattttttctctctgaatataGATAAACTTTTCTAATCATCATTTAACAAATCCAATGTGATGGACCCACACCCACACATGAATACATGTCCACTATCTCTGATTCCCATTTGCTAAAAGACATGTAATGAACCCCAGCTTCCCATAATTTCTGATTCCATTATATGTTGGGAAACAGATGTAACACGAGTGCACAGGTTCACTATACATCATTTTGTTGGAGTGTACGTGTCTAGGGAATGATGCAGAAGTGCACATGGCCTCCCAATTTACTTGCTGACTTGGTGCCATgaaacaaatatctgagaaagaaGTGAGAGAAAGGACTATTCTCCCTTTGTCTTCAAGTACACCACACTTATGCTTTTGAGTAATCACTAAATAATGAAATAGGGATCTACCAACCTTGCTTTTCTACTAAAAGAACTtgcttaccttttttaaaaaaaataggaatttgaTATTAACAGATGTGCTAagccatttcagtcatgtctaattctttgcgacactatggactatagcctgccaggctcctctgtccatgggattctccaggcaagaatactagagttggtagccatttcaggagatcttcctgccccagggatcaaacccaagtctcttatgtcccctgcattggcaggcaggttctttattactaacaccacctgggaagcccattaatagatgcacaatactatatataaaatagataaacaatacaaataaagacctactatacagcacagggaactatattcaatatcttataataacctataatggaaaggaatctggcaagattttatatatctatatatatatctgattcactttgttgtacacctgaaacattgtaaatcaactatacttcaattaaaaaaaaataaagtaaaagatacactggaaaaaactttaaaatgatggCAAAAATACAGTAGATTTTCTGCTGGAAAGATAATAcgtatttcttattatttatgtattttcttgcCTAAAACCAGAGGCTCAAAAATAACCCACAGGGATTACTGCACTGTTCTAGGTGGAATAGCAATCTGTCCTGAATGACGTGTTTCCACTCTTATTGCATCCTATTCTTAAAAAAACTTCAggattcatagcagcattattcacaacatcCAAAATGTGGTGACAACCCAAATGTCCCTTAAGtagtaaacagataaataaactgtggtatatgcatccaatggaaaattattcagcaataaaaaggaatgaagtaagtTGTTAAAAGAGTAGGTCAGGGGGCTCCCTCGTTGCTCAgtagtaaaaatctgcctgccaatgcagaaggcatgggttcaatccctgatccggaaagaccccacatgccgtggagcaactaagcttgtgtgccacaactattgagcctatgctctagagacCAGgaactgcaacaagagaagccacagccgTGAGAAGTCCACACGCTGCatctggagagtagcccctgctctctgcacccGGAGaagagcctgcacagcaatgaagacccaacatggccaaaagtaaacaaaatcatttttaaaagataaaagagtaGATTGTAGCAGTTCTCATCATAAGTAAAATGATATGtttctatatgagatgatggatgttatctcttttttttagaatttttttcatgtggaccatttttaaagtctttattgaatttgttacagtatcacctctgttttatgttttgacttttcagccatgaggcatgtgggatcttagctccctgattaAGGATCAGAACCCACACCCCccgcattggaaggtaaagtcttagccacttgactgccagagaagtctctGGCTAAATTTCTAGTGAGTCCTTCACAATATGTGTAAGAAGATCCATTAtgccttaaatttatacaatggTGTAGTAAAGGGCCTGTTGAGTGATGACCCCCATgtaaaa
The Cervus canadensis isolate Bull #8, Minnesota chromosome 6, ASM1932006v1, whole genome shotgun sequence genome window above contains:
- the GPR176 gene encoding G-protein coupled receptor 176 isoform X3, whose product is MRNLDLNVPLEQEGGVWFIKNLACSGICASLVCVPFDIILSTSPHCCWWIYTMLFCKVVKFLHKVFCSVTILSFPAIALDRYYSVLYPLERKISDAKSRELVIYIWAHAVVASVPGFAVTNVADIYAMSTCTEVWSHSLGHLVYVLVYNITTVIVPVAVSFFFLILIRRALSASQKKKVIIAALRTPQNTISIPYASQREAELHATLLSMVMVFILCSVPYATLVVYQTVLNVPDTSVFLLLTAIWLPKVSLLANPVLFLTVNKSVRKCLVGTLVQLHHRYSRRNVVGTGSGMADASLEPSMRSGSQLLEMFHIGQQQIFKSTEDEEESEAKYPGSGALQAKELLPTCLEAELGPQFATPAPPPGTVDSISQVAPAVSVESETFPDKYSLQFGFGPFELPPQWLSETRNSKKRLLPPLGNTPEELIQTKIPKVGRVERKMSRNNKVSIFPKVDS
- the GPR176 gene encoding G-protein coupled receptor 176 isoform X2 is translated as MWRPEGIRGCPGFSRTPPGTRAFLPARGWRRWRRGPRFIKNLACSGICASLVCVPFDIILSTSPHCCWWIYTMLFCKVVKFLHKVFCSVTILSFPAIALDRYYSVLYPLERKISDAKSRELVIYIWAHAVVASVPGFAVTNVADIYAMSTCTEVWSHSLGHLVYVLVYNITTVIVPVAVSFFFLILIRRALSASQKKKVIIAALRTPQNTISIPYASQREAELHATLLSMVMVFILCSVPYATLVVYQTVLNVPDTSVFLLLTAIWLPKVSLLANPVLFLTVNKSVRKCLVGTLVQLHHRYSRRNVVGTGSGMADASLEPSMRSGSQLLEMFHIGQQQIFKSTEDEEESEAKYPGSGALQAKELLPTCLEAELGPQFATPAPPPGTVDSISQVAPAVSVESETFPDKYSLQFGFGPFELPPQWLSETRNSKKRLLPPLGNTPEELIQTKIPKVGRVERKMSRNNKVSIFPKVDS
- the GPR176 gene encoding G-protein coupled receptor 176 isoform X1, which translates into the protein MGHNGSWISRNASEPRNVSSAEAAGANRSALGEFGEAQLYRQFTTTVQVVIFIGSLLGNFMVLWSTCRTTVFKSVTNRFIKNLACSGICASLVCVPFDIILSTSPHCCWWIYTMLFCKVVKFLHKVFCSVTILSFPAIALDRYYSVLYPLERKISDAKSRELVIYIWAHAVVASVPGFAVTNVADIYAMSTCTEVWSHSLGHLVYVLVYNITTVIVPVAVSFFFLILIRRALSASQKKKVIIAALRTPQNTISIPYASQREAELHATLLSMVMVFILCSVPYATLVVYQTVLNVPDTSVFLLLTAIWLPKVSLLANPVLFLTVNKSVRKCLVGTLVQLHHRYSRRNVVGTGSGMADASLEPSMRSGSQLLEMFHIGQQQIFKSTEDEEESEAKYPGSGALQAKELLPTCLEAELGPQFATPAPPPGTVDSISQVAPAVSVESETFPDKYSLQFGFGPFELPPQWLSETRNSKKRLLPPLGNTPEELIQTKIPKVGRVERKMSRNNKVSIFPKVDS